Sequence from the Erythrolamprus reginae isolate rEryReg1 chromosome 2, rEryReg1.hap1, whole genome shotgun sequence genome:
TAGCTGAACTCTGCCTTTATCATGATTTTAGGTAGTAAAACCTCAGTATTCAGGTTAAATTGCCTTGTTGGCACTTTGCGACAAGTAAGTGGGTTTTGGCTTGCAGTctctaaaaggttcgccaccactgccctagTCATAGGATTCCCACTGCTCATGATAGAGATGCTTATAATAAAAGGTGTTCTAGTATGCTTTAAGTCTTTATGGTGAAGACAAAACAATTACTCCTTTTGGAGAGTTGAGtggtatagaaattaaataaaatagtaaattatgGGATTACCCTTTACCAAAATTTTAAAGGAAATGTGTACATCTCCAATCTGCTACATGAGATAGTCTGTCTGCATTGATTGATGACTCTAAGAATTAttaaatcacctctcctttctaCATACTTTTCTTCTCCACAGAAGTTCCAGCCTTTATGTCTAAAAAGCATGAGTATTGCATAGAGATTTCTGCACTGATATAAATTTTTGTCTTTTGACATTAGCCCCCAAATGCCTGTGTCCCAGGGCTGGCTATAGTGTATGCTTCATAGGcatcatttttcatacttaaaTGACATATGAAAACATCTTAATGCTATCTAAAAGAAACGTGGTACACACTGTTTTAAGCACCAGCAACCATTCCTCCTTAGCTAAAATCTGATAGAAAAATATTGTTAGATACCAGTTAATATTCCTTTATCGGCTATTCATTTGGGCACATTTATTTCCTGTCCTTACTCAGCAAACTTGAGAAAAAAACCATTTGCCAAATTGGCAaattttggcttttttgacatgATGCTTTATTGTCCATATTTGTGTATCTGTTGCTAACAGTTGGAATTAAGTCTATGGTTCTATTCATAACTTACGATCTCTAACGTATGTAACTGATATTTGTATAAACCATTTCTCTGATGCATTTTTCTTCTCCTTGGCAGGAAATTATTGATATGGTCAATTTGGCTTTTAAGAAGGTTTTTGAAGACGATATACAGAAGGCTGACTGGGCTCAAAAGTCAACAGGTAATGTCCTGAAAtatggagtggctttgggtttacAACTCACAGCCAGGAGTATCTGCATAAACTGCGACTTGAAAAGTGATTTGAAATCATATCTGACAGATTTTTCTCCTTCTACACTAAAATCTACAAAAGATGAATTACTATTGGATAATTACAGTATATAGGAGTGAATTTAATTTCCGATGAaaagtttctttatattttattctgtagtTATTCTAGCCTTTATCAAAGTATCATCTATCTACATGGAGACTACGCGGGAACTAATATTGGGAAATTACATGTGAATGAATGTAATTTCTGATAAGAAATCTCTTTATATTTTACTCTACTAATTCTAGACTTTAAAAAACATCTGTCACAAGAAAATACATCTAAATGTTCACTAGAAATAGAAAACAACTTGAGGTTacataatcatctgtctgtctatctaggagCCACGATTGATAAAGACAGGACATCTAAGTCTTTCGATTTTTTACACCAGGAAAACTGTTGGTTTCCATTTATCTCttcagccaacccccctgaaactattttacaggtgcaGTATTTCTATGATTGCTATTAGTTAATTCAGAAGAATAGTACAATTTCTCAGCTAGAAAAATAGTACTGCCCCGAGTCCAGTTTCTATCTCATAACTATATACATGTCATTATTTTCTTCTGGATGTTTTCTTTAACTTCTCAATCTAGCCTACACTATAGCCCTTGGATTTCCTAGAGATCTTGTATTCCAGATCGAAATGTTGATAAAATCTGACTTGATTTAATTTTAAGGAAAACTCAGTGTtttccttaaaattaaaggaTGCACATATTTGTGAATGGCTCTGCaaactttttctgcagttcttcagGGCCTATTTTGTTCTCACTTGAAAATCTAACTGTTGCTTTTCATTGCATTAAACTAAGGCAGAGTTCAGAAGTTACAATAATAGGATTTCGGTTGGCTTAGAGCAGGGAGAGGAAGGGTGAAGGactaccatttttttttactaccacactgtgggcgtggtttatgcaggacacactacaatttctttcaacatctttcagtgcaaattggggctCTTGGGTGGAGTTCcaatttcgctactccactgcgttgcctcccatccaggcagtagccgaACCCTGGGGAGGGATGCACAAAACTCTCCAGCTCAAAAACAGAATATTCCAGAGAAGAACAACATTTTCTCCTTTGTATGTAGTTTCTGAATGTATATCTGGAATAGTTTGTGAAGTTCTGAGTTGCTGTATTTAAGAAGACTTTAAATGATGGCAAAAGCTGTGGTtacacagtagttagaatgcaggattgcagggtaactgctcactgccagaaattcaatcctgaccagtttAAAGTTGATTCAGTTTTCCTTTGTTCTGACGTTGGTAAAATTGGGGGCTGCTAATGTTGTAAAcatctcagagagtgctgtaaagcatggtggaatggtatataaatctaagtactattgctatagtGTAGACTGTTTCTCCTTCTTTATGCTTTCTTTATGTTGGAAAGCAAAAGGAGAATTCTCTCCCATTTCTATAGAAGTCTTCATTATTGGGCttcagaatggaagaaaaagGCCCCTTGTATATTGCTGAAGCATTGGCTGCTGGTGATAAATGCTTGgtgataaatacacacacacacacacacacacacagttcaaaaagataaagggaacacttaacacaatataactccaagtaaatcaaacttctatgtaatcaaactgattgacaatctatttcccatgctgttgtgcacattcaactttgtacagaacaaagtattcaatgagaatatttcattattcagatctaggatgtgttatttgagtgttccctttattttttttgagcaatacacatacacacaatatgTTTATTAGTAAGGagtatgcataagcacactattgtgcctaccatccatgTCTTATTGTCCTATTTGCCTGTACCTACTTTActtatgtttgtgtttatatcaatacctgcTATTATTTACACTTTTGATAAACAAacgcataaatttaaaaaataaaataaatctgccaaCCTTCTGGGAATATTTCTTTAATCCCATCCATCCCCTTTCTCTGTTCTTTTCACCTTGTACTCTCCTCACTTTATGTAATCCTTTTTCCCAGTTCGTCATCCATTCCCTTCATTTCTAgagggataaaaataaaaatgttggagATCCTGGTGCTTTCTTGCCCATTCTCTTCACTACTCCCCTCAATGAGATTAAAaggcagatagacagaaagagaatgagaaagagggaatgcctCATTTACAACGGAGGAATGAGGGAAGAATGACATTTTCCTGGTTGCAAATGATTGGAAAATTTACACTAGTTGGGATATTATTCGGTTTTAATTACAAAACTCTATTTACCCACTAATAGTTTACTTTGCTGGTGTATCTGACCTCTTAATAAGCCAGAGAAAACACAGATTAGAGGTCAGAAGCAATTTTGTCACACATTCACAATAAAGTTCACCCTACTCCTGGAGAAACCAAAGTCATTATTGTACTCACACATCAAATCAATCTGCAGGACCTGAAtacattttttattgatttttaacaattttaagatacccacaacataaaacaagtgtatagtgaaaagtgcccaccacccgacaagcatatataccccaccaccaaattgggggtgtcccttgtataaaccattttaaccccagAGCAAtgcatctatttacatattatagagtgattccaatttgaacattttatttatGTGAATGGTCTCCTGTTTGTAGCCGGATGTTTACCCTGGAAACTGCTGGGCATTCTCAGGATCTGAAGGCCAAGTTGTAATTAAGCTGCCTGAAAAAGTCCGACTCACAGCCGTTACAGTGCAGCACATCTCTAAAGCAATAGCTTTTTCGGAAGGAATCACAAGCGCCTTAAAAGATTTCTTGGTTTATGTGAGTACAATACTGTTTTAACTTATCTTATATCTTTCCTCTAAGGTTCATTAAAAGAACTGCAATTTAGGAAGCACCAAGGCTACTATGCCCTTGATATTGAGCTGAAATAGGATATGGAGCCATTCTGGTATCGAGGTTAAGATGAAGGATTAGAAATTAGTGCTCCgagttctatttctccctttagtATAAAAGCCAGCAGAGTTTAGGCCAGTCATTCTCCCTCAGACCAATTCATCTCTCGGAGTtcttggggaaaaatgggaggtgggagcattatgaacatatagcaatgagctgccaaaatgtttactgccacactgcatggtttattttgtgggtgtggcttgcctgccacgtgaccaggtgggagtggcttgacaatcatgtgaccggggtggcttaaaggtcaccggggtggcttaaaggtcatgtgactgggtggtagtGGCTTGATGActatttttcagttgattaagtcacattatttgaatagccacaaaaaggacaaatgatagacagcattatttgttgaggagcacagtaacattttaaggttttgtactgaacccataaggttcagtatgataacagattgggcaagtagctcaattttctttaattgctataaaagttaagaactagataatgattaaaatgattaaagtgtttatgggtaaaacatactatttaattatttcctattttaaaagcaattaatgatcacactaaggtactagagaaggaaggacaattaaaaaaatgattaagtattctataaatagtgcatgaacttacaactcccactgtgtccccctcccATGGAGGCCGCAGCCCATTATTGTGTACAGATGTTAAATTGTAACAAATAAAAGTAAGATACAAatttaagaaaatattaattaatacctTAATTTGGGATATGCAAGCTATTGCTCCCTTCAAAAAGCTCATTTTGAAGGGATTGGTACATAATACACTGCCAAGTTCTCTGGACTGGCAACCTATCAGTAGAGGCTGGATAAACTAGCAATATTTGGAGTAATGAGCTAAATGGCCATTCCCCCTGTAGAATTCTAAGACAAGCAATTATGTCTGCCCAACTCTATCAGCTTCCACCCTAAGTAGTCTTATCCAATGACATGGCCTCACCTTCCCTGGTGTCTTTAATTCAGAAAATGACTAACAATTTCTTTGCTGCTTCCCATATGAATTCATTTAAAGACTGTCCCTTTCCCTACTGTTACTTCCAGGGACAGTCAGAGTCCAGATCAGTACACCAGAGTTGCTGAAAATTAGCAGCATAGCTTTCTGACATAAGCCCTAACATAGGCATCTTaacattcctatatcttctcttctactctttcttagatatattttactgtgagtatatcctctatataacctacatcatgtattttactatgtgtatacccactaaaaccctcattgtgtagtggacaaaatcaatcaatcaatcaataaaataaacatgttaaaAACAATCTGGCAATAACCAGGGTGAAAAATCACACCACTCTCCGTAGCTCTCTGCCCGTTTCATATAAAAAAATTCCGCTCACCATTAAAAGATTGCCTGCTTGTCAAGActcaaaattccttttttttttttttgtttctgcattgACCTGACTTTGTTGGCCAAGAACTACTTCCAGGTTGTCCTTCAGGGCTGCTACAGCATTCAACTCTTCTACACTGATTCCCTCCTTTTAATTTTAGGGGCTAAATGATGAAACAAAAGAGGAGATCCTGCTGGGAACATTCAAGTATGATACTGAGAAGGAATTAATTCAGACATTCCAACTGAAGGTAAACTAGAAATGGGAGAAGTGGGGTAGAGGTAAAACTAAAGTAGGATAGAGTAAAACCGAAGGGGTTGTGTCAGAGGGAGTTGTTTTGAAAGAATCTCTCCAATTTCTGCCCCATCTACTAAAAATCAGACAACTTTTAATTCAGTACTTTAAGGAGTGGATTAGGCCAGAGCTGGAAAACCTGAGCTCCTCCTGAGGAAATAtagtttagatcagtgattttcaaccttttttgtgccatggcacattttttacatttacaaaatcctggggcaaaccaccaaccaaaatgaccctctaacacagtacatattatatatatagttaataatatagttcaaatatctatatacaccatcaggatagacataaccagctgaggcttcatctagtggtggcaacatttacctccagttctGACCAGGATtaaaaatcgggaccatggggaggagtagcagcttcaactactcactgcAGCCACACGATGACAATtgtgcggcagcccgagcggggaccttcctgggtgtggatgagaggcggcctgctattggttcatcactagtggtcaggatgaatcctagaatgtgattggtcagtgagcattccctgtgcctccactcttcgtGTATctgatagctgaagggattgtttatattcggatggaggtggctggcggccggccggataaatggcctccgcgggccatagtttggggacccatgtttaatttccccacggaacacctgaccatgtctcacggcacagtagtgtgccgcggcacactggttgaaaaacactggtttagataatCTGTGGCACTATAAagatagtccccgacttacagcAGTTGACttaatggctgttcaaagtttcagtagcattgaagaaagtgatttatgaccattttttcacacgtgTAACCATTGCAGCACCCCTATTTGTACACTTGACACCTGACTCACAATTTGGACAGCTGCAGTGTCTCGGGGTCCATGTGattaacttttgcaaccttctgacaagaaaagtcaatggggaaaccagattcacgtaACAATTTGTTAAGTAACAATGTGTTTCTAGttaaacaaatgtggcaagaaaagtcataaaatggggcaaaactcacttagcaaagttCTCActcaacaacataaattttgagctcaattggggTCATATGTTGAACTCTATATTGATGGGAGCTAATGGGacatagcaaaacaaaaaacaaaaaaatcccacCACAAATCTTCTTTCTGAGGAATAACAATCCCAAAGCAGTTATATCAGCATTTGGGAAACAGGtctacagatttattttatttatttatttgatttttatgccgcccttctccttggactcagggcagctttcaacatgttagcaatagcactttttaagagagccagcatattgcccccataatccaggtcctcattttacccaccttggaaggatggaagcctgagttaaccttgagccggtgatgagatttgaaccgctgacctacagatctacagtcagcttcagtggcctgcagtacagcattctacctgctgcaccaccccggctcttgtatatagatatacagtataggctTTGCACTCTTCTATTAAACCGATAGAGCCATTCAAGAGGATGACTTCATctcgattgctttttattatgattGTTCTTTTCCCTCATCTACATTTCAGAATGAACAAGAGAAGGCATTCCAGTATGTAAAAATCAAAGTGGAGAGCAACTGGGGAAATCCAGAGTACACGTGCATTTATCGAACCAGGGTGCATGGAAGGATGGCCAATATAAACCATTTGGGCAAGAAAGTGGATGAAATCTAACAAGATAAATAAAtcctgcgactttcccatattaaatttaaattaaatttattaaatttaaaatattttgttggtTCTTCCAAGACAAACACTACATCATCTgcgaatgcttgtgttttataaatttcttttcaaatcgtcaatccttttatttccttatctgctcttattttaatcaACAATGCCTCTAATGTTAACATAAATAATAGTGGCGATATTGGACAACtttgtcttactcctcgttgtatatGTACTTTTTTGGTCTGTtcaccatttattataattttagctgtttgttctgTATACATAgtgtctattatattaaaaaactttgttcctacctcCATCTTGTTTAGTTGTACTTTCATAAagttccaatctacattatcaaatgcctttttcgcatccaaaaatataagcaccatttgcttttctggatgttgctcataatattctaatgtatttactattatccttaaattatttttgatttgtcttcctggtaaaaatccattttgatcactatgtatcatattatttataatacttttaagtctattagcaaatattgatataaaaattttataatctacgtttaatagtgagataggtctataattttcaattttttctttttccatgtcAGCTTtctgtattaaagttattaaagtttctgacaatgtttttggtaatttaccttctatcaatatttgattatatgtctCAAGCATATTTGAGAAAAGTATTTCTGTGTCCAATTTATAAAATTCGGCTGGTATTGAATCTGGGCCAgtcgctttattgtttttttgtttctttatagattgttttaattctatgtctGTAACAGGTTTGTTTagtctttgctgttgtgtttcagttaatgctggtaactctattttttccaaatatttgaaaattaaatcctcacttatttcttctttcgtataattgttaataaaaaaaattatccattttttgtactctgggtcttttattatagttctattcattgtccaattttttattttccttttacctttccaatatatggataaggggttgtgatctgcccaagtatttgtctctatttctattttactaatttgttccattatatgggcaggggcccaggccatatcaattctagaccaagtcttgtgtgggttagagtaaaaagtatattggttATCTTTTAGGTATTCTTCTCGCCATACATTTTTAATGATAGTTCCGTACTCATTTTCCAGAACGTCccaggtaaaattaccttttttttccttttcttttctcttcccagtATAATCCATTTGGGCATCTGCAATTGCATTGAAgtcccctattattatcatattttcaattgataattcattaattttttcGTGCAGATCTTTATAGAATTGATTTCTTTTCCTCGGGTTGTTCAATCCATTTgccttgactgaaaatattttcagatcttgtatcatctttttttttagtaccttttaacttcttttggttctcgaagtcgggtTTCCAAAATTAGCTTCTGTGAAGCCTGTGTTTGTTTTTGCTCCACTGCCAGTGGTTCCTCCCCTCCACCACATGTAGCCCCCATCGTAACATCACTACTCTTTGATTCTATCCGAATTTGTTCAATTCTATCCAATCCGCTGCGTGCTAGGAAAGATCTTGCTCATTCCAcgttttctattttcactctcgttgattgccaagtCAAACCCTCTGGTACcagccatctgaaaacaatgttctttctgatcaAGATGCTTGTAAGAaagtaatattctattctattctctcgaACTCTCTTCGGGACTTGTTTGAGGATCATGATTTCTTTCCCATTACGTTGAGCGGTCTCATTTTTTGTCAGTCTCAGTATCTCGTCTTTGAtaattcttcttgaaaacttaatatgaacttctctaGGTACGTTATGGCGTCTTGCATAGCCAGTCTGGACtcagtaaacttcatcgatttctcttatCAATTCTGCTGGGTCCGCCTGCATGATGCCTCCtatgacttctgccatttttgcggaCAAATCTTAATCTCTTTCTTCATCAATATTTTGGAACCTCAGACCATGTGAAGCAGATTGGAGTTCTAGgttggttattgctatatcaaaatctctgcgggctgcatagttgcgatcttcatattcttccactctCTGTCCCATGACTTGAATTTTTCCCTCTgtcatttgtattattttttcgctgtcttgtaagttttgttgcatgacttttatatttccatccatttcggcAACATTTCCTTTGACTACATTTAGTTCAGTTTtaagttcagcaatttcttttttaatctcatctttcatctccttcatttcttgtctcatttcttgcttcatttcttgtagatacattttcatttcttctttattcgTGTCAAGTTGAGTTTTTGTCTGAGTTTGTGTCGTTTGTACGACATCTTGAATGCCTGCTAGTGCTTCTTGAATAGTCTGGAAATTAGAGCCCATAggtggcttttcttttttttcttttttttaaataattttttattgatttttataagatagttacataaaacaaacatataacagtgcacagtgcatgtgcccatcacctaacaactagacaccccccatcacccccaccacccatacaagaggattcaaagattttgatttatttatctataattccttggctctatcttgcattgagtattactaaaagagtgattgcagtttatttttcacatttacatcacagattctactcaacatataatctttcaccttattccatcgtaccatcagcttctccaatttgttctcgtcaaaattatttaatcttatttccataatttggtCCAcaatgtaccagtaccaattttgtaatgtccattttgtggaatcaattctcgttatccctttgctatttaatactttaataattctgcttaagttaacatcatcacctgtattcaatacgtgtaatgttgatagcttggaattcctagttccacatttcctctgccatttagaccatatttctaaacatgtttTGAGAGGGTCAATTAAATTActgatttctgttctactccaatttttaaataataactctttattatttatattattaatttccttttctaaatttacccatttcttttccccccatacctgtaattccattaatctttctatttgaaatgcttctctatatagtagTAAGCACGGGCTtccccaccccccctctttctcttgtgcaaactgccaatgttttcttattctaggctttttgtttccttcaatccaaaaatttaatttactaccccattctcttagttttgccccagggaaggtacccggtagaacctgaaataaatacatcatttttggtattattatcattttaagggccctaatcttagcaattcttcccaactttttccccttccaattttttatctgcttctgaatttttttccatattaaattatagttggccgtcactatttttattggattcttaaacaaccaaattcctaggtatttcatttttttacagcctaatttcaatcctgatattttttgtatctcaatttgctctttggggccagtatttaaacagattatctcagatttctctatattaaccataagtcccgattgatctttaaattcctggagcaatatcattattcttttcatcatttcgattggggtttcagacatcactatagcatcatctgcaaacaaatttaatttcaattcaaattttcctatttggtaacctccccattccttatcatttctaattttatttgctaaagtctcaattgccagtacaaataacattggggatagtgggcaaccctgcttagttccattctgaattttaatcatttctgttctgttaccatttactctgatttgagctatattatccttataaattgtttctataattctacagaatgaatctcccatatttaaatctttacataattgaaataggtaatcatgattaactttatcaaaggctttgtagacatctaactttagtatacttagttttcttttggtattggtagcatggtgtataacattgaccacgtttctaattggttcataaatctttcttcctttaacaaattcatattggtcttctccaattacttttggtaaaatattctccaccctgtttgccaatattttcataaatattttatagtcctgatttaataagctgatagggcgataagaacttgggtcagttaaatcacgatccggctttgggatagttataatttctgagattttccACATCTGTGGATTTTCAGAAGtcttaattacattattaaacaatttttccatatgcggtaataattcattcatataagtcttataatattcagcagtaaaaccatctggacctggggctttagcaggctTCAACACTTTAatgactctagatatctcatcatttgtaatttttgcatttagcatttgtctatcttcttccgttaatttctctttaacctctatggtttgcaatgtaatgtgttcttttttatataaattcccataaaagtcactcactattttttccatttctgcattactacgtttaattacaccttccttatcctttaaagcagggatatgggatttctcttttctttttttcaaatagtgtaccatttgtttcattgatttgttcccccatcccctgattctttgttttataatcatcttcattttattccatctttcttcatcaagtgattataatttctttttcttaaataataatagtgtattccaagctctatttcttgtaatttttaaagtttttggattaaatctatttctcttaatagattttttctttcaacttcccaggatttcctaataaaagcttcagtactaatacaattacccctcataacagccttatgtgtatcccaaactattgtttgcttaatttcacctgttgtgttaatacaaaaaaatccattcagttctttttgtaatttaattctattttcctcattagctgaaaccacagggttgtatctccaaatcctttgttgcctGCCAGCCTCTAATTCAATCACTGCTAGTAATggagcatggtctgataaccaaatgcttttcacttccactttctcGAGCCGTGCCTcggctgttttattaattaacatataatcaatgcaactaaatttattatgtcttgctgaataaaacgTGTCCctatttactatattttcatgtaaatccgtcatattaattttatttaaatgtaatttttttgtttttccccctccctgctgttaattccaagttgaaatcgcctgctaaaatcactgtaccttccgcaaaattatctaatttacgttttacattcattataaattgttttgcatttacattgggggcataaattacggctaaggttactagcttattatttattttccccttaataaatagcattctaccatctttgtctcttttaatattagttaaT
This genomic interval carries:
- the LOC139159563 gene encoding sperm-associated antigen 4 protein-like; protein product: MDNCVKCLMLLIIAASAIYGTVYNVCEYLKLSDGLSSKELTKMYETELNNLWKSQHLLEDQFHEIEDLKNEMDKLNSEISNLHEGRLQSTKQILQESDLSGEEKEIIDMVNLAFKKVFEDDIQKADWAQKSTGATIDKDRTSKSFDFLHQENCWFPFISSANPPETILQPDVYPGNCWAFSGSEGQVVIKLPEKVRLTAVTVQHISKAIAFSEGITSALKDFLVYGLNDETKEEILLGTFKYDTEKELIQTFQLKNEQEKAFQYVKIKVESNWGNPEYTCIYRTRVHGRMANINHLGKKVDEI